The Rhodospirillales bacterium genome includes the window AGGCGCCCCATCGAGCGCAACGTATTACTCCAGTTGCTATAAGCGCGCGCCGATTGCGGATCAAGAGCCACGGCTTGCTCCCAGACCCCGAAAGCTTCTTCGAGCTTCCCTTGCTCGGCCATTGAAATCCCGAGATTAATATAGGCATCGGCGTTATCCGGATTGATAGACACAGCCTGCGTAGCAATATCCTCAGCCTCTTCATAACGACCCAGTTCCCACAGGGCATACGCCTTGTTGGAATAAGCCTCGTAAAGTTCAGGATCAATCGCCAACGCTTCATCAAACGCGCGCAATGCTTCTTCCGTCTGGCCGTTCGCCGCCAAGATAACACCGTTATTAACCCAGCAAGCCTTATCCTCCGGTGCCACCTCAACAGCTTTCTGGCTGTACGCTAGGGCATCTTCCAGATTACCGCGCTGGTACAGCAGCGTTGCCAGATAATGAACCGTCGGGAAATGATCCGGCACGGCTTTTAGAATATCCCTGTATGTTCGATCAGCAATAATCAGGTTGCCCACCTGATGATGGCCTTGCGCCAATTCCAAGGCCTGATCCAGCGTTACTTCATGCTGCGTGTTTTGTTCAGTTGCTGACACGGCGATTCCCCCTTGCTGTCATGCGCACGATCTCTAAAAACATAAAACTGTTCGCGTACCCTAAATTTTTCCATGCCAAGAGTAAAGACCCATGTATAAAAAGAAACAGCGCTGTTGATAACTTTGCGCATACTTGTTGATAAGCCTCTGAATAAATTTTGAATATTTCGCATCTATTCTATTGACGGTACCTATAACTCACACGTACCCTTATAGAAGGGGCGAATCACCCCTGGGGCTTGTTAAAATATCAAATTCAGGATCCTTCCCATATGTCCAGGATCTGGACTCTCATGTCGACGTCCGTCGACATCAATAGGCTATTTATAGCAACGAAACAGAGCATAGGAATTATGTTCTGTGCTTTTGCATTGTCTGCCTGTGGCCCCCTGTTTTCTGATGAAAAAGCCCCCGAACAACAAGCCTCCCCCTACGCCCAAACCCCTTACGAAACCGCCGCCCCCCTGACAGCCCCCCCTGCCATGAACGCCCGTCCACCCCTGAATGGACTGGCTGGCGATTCGTATATTCCCGGCAGCCCGCCAGGCACAACACCGCCCCGCGGTGTAAATCTCCGGCAACTTTTTTCCCAGGATGTGCGCGGCACACGTGAACGGTTTGATCGCGTAGAAGGTGCCGTCATAGAGCTGCGGGAAGACTTTGACGCCATGATGCCCTCTATCACACGTCTTGTTGCTGTAGAAAAAGATCTCAGCCAAATGATTGCCCAGCTGGAAGCCATCATGGCCGTAGCGCCGCCCCCTGAACCGGCAGCCCCTGCCGCCCAGACTTTTGCCATGGCAACCCCGCCGCCGATACCCTTGGAACAAGCCCCGTCTCCCGCTGTGTCGCCCGCCCCGTCGCCACAGGCAATGCCCGCGCCAGCCCGCGCGCAACCGGCGATTAACGGCCCTGTATACGTCAAACGTATACGGATCGGCGAACATCCGGACAAAACCCGCATTGTTCTGGATATCAGCGGCAAGGTTTCCTACCGCTACGATCTTGATAACAGCGAAAATCTTATGGTGATTGACCTGCCCGGAACCGGATGGCAGGGACAAACCAAATGGCAAGCCGACAAAGCCCCGTTGGTTGCCTCTTACTCTGTCCAACCGATGGAAAATAACGGCGGCAGCCGTGTAATCATCGCCTTGAAACACAAAGCATCAGTTATTGACGAAATGGCCATCAAAGCCAATGGCTATCCGGATCACCGCATCGTCATCGATTTAACAAGCCCCGATATCCACAAATAACCCATGGGAAGGAAAGGAAGGTTGTATGAAAAGGTAAAATGAAGATGATGAAAGGTAAGACAGCACTTGTCACGGGATCGACAAGCGGTATTGGATTGGCTGTGGCGGAAGCTATGGCCGAGGCCGGGATAAATATTGTCCTGAACGGCTTTGGCGACAAAGACGAGATTGAGTTTTTGCGCGCCGGTCTAGAGAATCGATATGGCGTAAAAGCCCTGTATGATGCAGCAGACATGTCCAAACCGGAAGATATTCGCGCCATGTGCCAAAAAGCACTTGATACGTTTGGCACAATCGACATTCTTGTCAACAATGCCGGCATCCAGCATGTCAGCCCGATCGAGGATTTCCCGGATGAAAAATGGGATGCCGTTTTAGCCATCTCCCTATCTTCAAGCTTTCATACATGCAAAGCCTTGATCCCCGGCATGCGCAAGGCCGGATGGGGCCGGGTCATCAATATAGGGTCGATCCACAGTCTTGTAGCCTCGGCAAACAAATCCGCCTATGTTGCCACAAAATTCGGACTGCTCGGCCTGACCAAGGTTCTGGCTTTAGAGACAGCGCAGGATAATATTACATGCAACTGTATATGCCCGGCCTATGTCAACACACCGCTGGTTCAGGGACAAATCCCGGCCCAGGCCAAAGGTCATGGCATTCCCGAAGATGAAGTTCTGGAAAAAATCATGCTCAAACCACAACCGGTTAAAAAGCTTGTAGAGCCTAAACATCTGGGAGAAATGGCCTTGTTCTTATGCAGCGATGCCGCCCAGAACATAACAGGCGCTGCTTTGCCGGTTGATGGGGGATGGACAGCACAGTAAACCCCTTCCCCTTGCAAAAAAGCGGGTGTATAACCCAGACAGTTTTTTAAAAAACCAACAATAACGGCAACCATGTCAAACAAACAAATCGATCAGGCAATCAAAGCTCTTCCTCCCAAAGCGCCGGAAGCGATGAAAGCTTTCCTGCAAGCATTCTTTGAAAAAGCCCCGGCGGATGATCTGGCTATGATGGACCCGGTTATCATGGCCGGCACAGCTGAAAATCACTGGGACATGGCCCAAAAACGCAAACCCGGAGAAGCGTCCATCCGGATTTACACCGCGTTTGCCGACAAGGATGAAGCCAACGCCGGACACACCGTTATTGATATCGTCGCCGACAATATGGCTTTTCTGGTTGATTCGATTGCCGCAGAAATTACCAGTGCGCATAACCGCCTGATACATCTTTTAATCCGTCCGACCCTGCACGTTACACTCGACAAAAATGGAAAGATTAAAAGTTTTTCCAACGATAAAAAAACAACGGCGTCCGAGCAAATGCAGGCGCATTTGCACATCGAGCTACAGGGTATGGTCCCGGAAAAGCTTATCTCGAAGCTGGAGCAGGATCTTCTGCACATCATCGACGATGTTAAATACGGCACCCGTGACTGGGCGGCCATGCGGGAAAAACTGCGTAGCTGTCAAAAAGCGCTGAACAACGCACCTTCAAAATATAGCGATCGTGAAATTGAAGAGTACCTGTATTTCCTTGAATACCTTTATAAAGATAATTTCACGCTGCTGGGTTATCGTGAATACAAATACGTGGAACGCAATGGCAAACTTCTCAGCCAAACGGTCAAAGGCGCCAGCCTGGGCCTTTTGCACGATGATGTATTGCCCGTTTATATCAGCGCCAATAAAGACGGTCTGCCACAGGACTTGCAACGCATGCGCCGGGACATGCCGCCGCTGACAATCTCCAAGGTCAATAAAAAATCAACCGTTCACCGGCCCGTACCACTGGATGCCGTCTCGGTAAAACAATTCGACAAAAACGGAAAGGTCACAGGCGAAGTCCTGTTTATCGGTTTGTTTACATCCGTGACTTATTCCCGGTCGATTCAGGACGTCCCCTATCTCCGCCGCAAAGCCGAACTCGTCACAAAAAGAGCTGGCTTCGCCGGGGGTACCCATGACGACAAAGCATTGCGCCATATCCTAGAAAAATACCCGCGCGACGAACTGTTCCAGATCTCCGTTGATGATCTGATGGTAACAGCCCTCAGCATTTTACGCCTGCAGGAACGGCAGCGCATTGCCCTGTACACGCGCGCCGATCCGTTTGGTCGTTATATTTCCTGCCTGGTATATGTTCCGCGTGACCGCTATGACACGCGCCTGCGCATGAAAATCCAGAAAATACTGGCCGACGAACTGCAAGGCACCGTCGATAATTTTCATACGAATCTTGATGATTCGCCGCTCGCACGGGTCATGTACACGGTCTATATCGACCAGAACAAAAAGAAAAAATATGACTTCCATAAAATCGAGGCCAAGCTTCAGGAAGCCGGACGTCTGTGGAGTGAAAAGCTGGCGGCAACCCTGCACGATATAGGCACCGGTGAAAACGATACCCTGAAAATTGTCGAGCGGTACGGTGAGGCGTTTCCCGTCAGCTACCGGGAAGCCTTTCAGCCACGGCAGGCAATCTATGATATCCAAAAAATAGAAGGGGTTTTGAAAAACGGCCGGTTCTCTCTGGACCTATACAAATGCAAAATGTGCGAAGGCAATCAGCTTCGCGTAAAAATTTATCACAAGGACGAACCCGTCACGCTCTCCGCCATCCTGCCGGTCATGGAAAATATGGGGCTGCAGGTCATGTCAGAACTGCCTTTCAAGATCCAGATCGCCGGTGAACAATCACCCGTTTGGGTTCATGATTTCATGCTGGAATCGCGAGAAGAAAACAATGCGGCAAAGATCGAAACCGTTAAAGATATTTTTGAAACGGCGCTGACCAAAATATGGTACGGCGAAACCGAAGACGACAGCCTGAACCGTCTGGTTCTTCTGGCGGAAATGGACTGGCGCTCAATCATGATTTTACGGGCCTGCGTTCGCTATCTGCGGCAAGCCCGGTATCCGTTCTCGACACGTTATATGGAACGCGCCCTGACCAACAACCCGACACTGGCGCAGCAAATTGTCAATTTGTTTAAAGCATTGCATGATCCTGAAAACGGTGATGATGCGCAAGTAAAAGCCGCCGGTTTTTCTATCGCGATAGATCATGCGCTGGAAGCCGTTGCTTCACTCGATGAAGATAGAATTCTACGCAGCATTACCAATATTGTTGATGCCTCCTTGCGCACAAACTTTTATCAAAAGAATGCCGAGGGCGAATATAAGCATTACCTGT containing:
- a CDS encoding 3-hydroxybutyrate dehydrogenase gives rise to the protein MMKGKTALVTGSTSGIGLAVAEAMAEAGINIVLNGFGDKDEIEFLRAGLENRYGVKALYDAADMSKPEDIRAMCQKALDTFGTIDILVNNAGIQHVSPIEDFPDEKWDAVLAISLSSSFHTCKALIPGMRKAGWGRVINIGSIHSLVASANKSAYVATKFGLLGLTKVLALETAQDNITCNCICPAYVNTPLVQGQIPAQAKGHGIPEDEVLEKIMLKPQPVKKLVEPKHLGEMALFLCSDAAQNITGAALPVDGGWTAQ
- a CDS encoding AMIN domain-containing protein; translated protein: MSTSVDINRLFIATKQSIGIMFCAFALSACGPLFSDEKAPEQQASPYAQTPYETAAPLTAPPAMNARPPLNGLAGDSYIPGSPPGTTPPRGVNLRQLFSQDVRGTRERFDRVEGAVIELREDFDAMMPSITRLVAVEKDLSQMIAQLEAIMAVAPPPEPAAPAAQTFAMATPPPIPLEQAPSPAVSPAPSPQAMPAPARAQPAINGPVYVKRIRIGEHPDKTRIVLDISGKVSYRYDLDNSENLMVIDLPGTGWQGQTKWQADKAPLVASYSVQPMENNGGSRVIIALKHKASVIDEMAIKANGYPDHRIVIDLTSPDIHK